The Devosia sp. A16 genome includes a window with the following:
- a CDS encoding LysM peptidoglycan-binding domain-containing protein: MSVEDETPALEAAVPASPLAEEPADAPEAGPGAAPELAVPAAGAPAGAPLVVANAEPATAQPPPPTIAAPVVLAPTIDAIELDGSKSFVSGSGPAGALMRLYADGRLIGESPVEEGRWLVEGSNLLDNPRRELRVEAIEPDTGKLLGVAAITVEIELPDGGAPPDERPEQTPELGSGVAPAPQADPAPPVATSPPEPAQPPATATPPDASAVADSAPAAEPGDQPLLVEEPEAEPEVAPIEPDLPPAPLPPLDSVLPQGESASVEILAPSTLQPTTLPSPTGTEQPSTITLPAPEAPALIAQFDAPEAAPTVAAGQPVTILRLLPFGDPDEGRYNVGKAIIRRGDTLWSIARRYYGHGIHYRTIFHANRELIRRPSRIFPGQIFELPLVTDD; the protein is encoded by the coding sequence TTGTCCGTTGAGGACGAGACGCCCGCTCTCGAAGCGGCAGTGCCCGCCTCGCCGCTTGCCGAAGAGCCGGCTGACGCGCCGGAGGCGGGCCCTGGCGCCGCGCCTGAGCTTGCCGTGCCTGCCGCCGGCGCCCCTGCCGGAGCGCCGTTGGTTGTCGCCAACGCCGAACCGGCGACCGCCCAACCACCTCCGCCGACCATCGCCGCACCGGTCGTCCTGGCTCCCACCATCGACGCCATCGAACTCGACGGCAGCAAGAGTTTCGTTTCGGGATCTGGCCCGGCCGGTGCATTGATGCGCCTTTACGCCGACGGCCGACTGATCGGCGAAAGCCCGGTGGAAGAGGGGCGCTGGCTGGTCGAGGGCAGCAACCTACTCGATAATCCGCGGCGCGAGCTGCGTGTCGAAGCCATCGAACCCGACACCGGCAAGCTGCTGGGTGTTGCCGCCATCACCGTCGAGATCGAGCTGCCCGATGGTGGCGCCCCACCCGACGAGCGGCCCGAACAGACGCCGGAGCTTGGCAGCGGCGTCGCCCCGGCGCCGCAGGCCGATCCCGCGCCGCCGGTGGCCACTTCGCCGCCTGAGCCGGCGCAGCCGCCTGCCACCGCCACTCCTCCCGATGCGTCGGCAGTCGCCGACAGCGCGCCGGCAGCGGAACCGGGCGATCAGCCGCTGCTTGTGGAGGAGCCGGAGGCGGAGCCCGAGGTCGCCCCCATCGAACCCGACTTGCCCCCCGCGCCGCTGCCGCCATTGGACAGCGTGCTGCCGCAAGGCGAGTCCGCTTCGGTCGAAATTCTCGCTCCCTCGACGCTGCAACCGACCACGTTGCCATCCCCGACCGGTACCGAGCAGCCGTCGACGATTACCCTGCCGGCACCCGAGGCCCCGGCGCTGATCGCACAGTTCGACGCCCCCGAAGCTGCGCCGACCGTCGCCGCCGGCCAGCCGGTCACCATCCTGCGCCTCTTGCCGTTCGGCGATCCGGATGAGGGGCGCTACAATGTCGGCAAGGCCATCATCCGGCGTGGCGATACATTGTGGAGCATTGCCCGCCGCTACTACGGCCATGGCATCCACTACCGCACCATCTTCCACGCCAATCGCGAGCTGATCCGGCGTCCATCGCGCATCTTTCCCGGCCAGATCTTCGAGCTGCCGCTGGTGACCGACGACTGA